A window of Sagittula sp. P11 genomic DNA:
GTGCCGGGCGGCGTGCCCGCCGTGATCACCGGCCACGCGGGGCGGTCCATCGTCGACTGGGTGGAGGATCACGGCGTGGACCTTGTGGTCATGGCCTCGCACCGGCCGGGGATGCAGGACCTGCTGATCGGCTCGGTCGCGGCGCATGTTGTGCGTCATGTGACCTGTGCTGTGCACGTGGTGCGTTGACAAGGACCCCTGCGCGCCCAGATGTGCGCGTATGGACAAGCTTTACGATCTGACGGAACGGGACGGGCTGCCGGAGGCGCTGAGGGTGCTTCTGGAGGCGTTCCCGCGTGCCGACTGGCAGGCGCACCCCAACTTTGCCGGACTGGTGGCCTTCTGGCTGGACCGGCACGAGATGTTCCGCCAGCTCTGCGAGGTGATGCGGACCGATGCGGAGGGCGTGGTCGACGGCCAGATGGACCCGCGCGAGATGCAGGCCCGGCTGAGCCGCTACGGCGGGATGCTGGTGCAGAACCTGCACGGTCACCACCAGATCGAGGACATGCATTACTTTCCGGTGCTGAAGGCGCGCGAGGCGCGGCTGGACCGGGGGTTCGAGATACTCGACCGCGACCACCACGCGATGGACGGGCTGATCGCGCGATTCGCCGATGGCGCCAACGGGGTGCTGCGCGGCCAGCGCGAGGCCGGGACCTTCCGCGAGGACGTGATCGGCTTCGAGACGCTGCTGCGCCGGCACCTCGCCGACGAGGAAGACCTGATCGTGCCGGTGATCCTGAAACACGGACCCGACGGGCTGCACTGAGCGGCAGGCCGGGGGAGGCGGCGCAAAGCCCCGCCCTACGAGCCGGTGCGCGGGACAGGTGCGATTGCCATGTCCGTGCCGTTGCAGGCCCCCGCGAGCGCCGGGGCCAGCGTCAGGAGCTGCTCAAGCCCGCAATTGCCGCGCGTCAGGTCGTCGAGCGTCACGCGGTCGAGCTCGTGATAGAAGGCGTCGAGCGCGCGTGTCAGGAAGCCGCGCAGGCGGCAGGCGCCGGTCAGCGGACAGGTGTTGGACACGGGGTCGAAACATTCGGCAAAGGGGATCTCGGTCTCGAACAGCCGGAAAACCGTGCCGATGGAGATGGCCGCCGGGGGGCGGGCCAGTTGCAGCCCGCCGCTGCGCCCGCGCTGGGTGTCGAGGAAGCCCTCGGCCTGCAATTGCTGCACCACGCGGGCTATGTGGTTGGCGGAGGCATTGCAGGCGGCGGCGATCTCGGCGCTGCGGACCCGCGTGCCGGGATTGACGGCGCAGAACATCAGGACACGTGCGGCAAGGTTGGTTCGTGTGGTGAGACGCATGGCCGCTCCTCTGGCTGGGCGTCTTTCTTGCATCCGCGGTGCGGAATAACCTTGATCCAGATCAGGGCGCGCGGCGCGGTCCCGGGCCACGGCACGGGGCGGAGCGGAATGCCGCGGACGGAGGGTGACGATGCGGAACGGACAGGCGGCCTCGCTGGCGCAGGCGCTGGTGTGGCCGGTGCAGGCCTGGCTGCTGGCGGCGCTGCTGGCCGACCTGCTGGCCGGGACCGGCGCGCTGCCGGTCTGGGGCATGGCGGGCGGCTTCGTGGCGCTGGGCGCGGTGCGCGCGGCCCTCGAACAGGTGGCGCAGGCGCAGCTTTCGGCGCTGGCAGAGGCCCGCATCGGCGCCGCCCGGGCCGAGATCGTGGAGGTGGAGGCGAAGGCCGCCGCGCCGTCGGCCCTGGGCGGACCGGGCGCGCTGGCCGCGCTTCTGGCGGAGAAGCTGGAGGCGCTGCGCCCCTACCTCATGCGCTACCGCCCCGCCCGGCTGCGCGCCATGGTCGTCCCCCTGCTGATCCTCGCCATCGCCGTGTCGCAGTCCTGGGCCGTGTCGCTGATCTTCCTGATGGCGGGGCCGTTGATCCCGGTCTTCATGGCGCTGGTCGGCTGGGCGGCGAAAGAGGCCAGCGCGCGCCAGATGGTCGAGATCGGCGACCTGAGCGATTTGCTGGTGGACCGGCTGTCGGCGCTGGCCGACCTGCGGCTGGTCGGGGCGGGCGGGCCGGTGGTGAGCGGCTTCGCGGCGTCCTCCGAAGGGTTGCGGGCGCGGACCATGGCGGTGCTGCGCATTGCCTTCCTGTCCTCCACCGTGCTTGAGCTGTTCGCGGCGCTGGGCGTGGCGATGGTGGCGGTCTGGACCGGCTTTCACCTGCTGGGTGTGATCGGCTGGGGCACCTGGGGCGGCGCGCTGTCCCCGGCGGCGGGCATCTGGCTGCTGCTGCTGGCGCCGGAGTTCTTCCAGCCGCTGCGCGACCTTGCCGCCGCGTGGCACGACAAGGCCGCGGCTGAGGCGGTGGAGGCGGAACTGACCGCGTGGCGCGCCGAGACCCGGCCGGAGCTGATGCGCGGCGGTGAGCATGTGCCGCCCGCCGGGCCGCTGTCGCTGCGCGGCGTGGTGGTGCGGGGCATCGCGCTGCCGGAGATGGAGGTGGCCCCGGGCGAAAGCGTGGCCGTCATGGGCCAGAGCGGCGCGGGCAAGACGACGCTGCTGCGCGTGCTGGCGGGGCTTGAGCGGCCTTCGGCGGGCGAGGTGCTTGTCGGCGGACGTCCCTTGCCTGAGGTGATCGACGGCTGGCGTGCGGGGCTGGGATGGATGCCGCAGGCGCCGCATTTCCTCGACCGGTCGCTGCGGTACAACGTGGGTTTCGGCGCGGAGGTGCCCGGCGACGTGGTGGCCCGCGCGCAACTGGCGGAGGTGCTGGCGGCCCTGCCGCGCGGCGCGCTGACCGTGCTGGGCGAGCGCGGCGCGGGCCTGTCGGGCGGAGAGGCGCGGCGCGTGACGCTGGCCCGCGCGCTGATGGCGGGCCGGGGCGCGCTGCTGGCGGACGAGCCGACCGCGGACCTCGACAAGGCGACGGCAGAGGCGGTGGCGGGCGCATTGCTGTCCTTCGCGCAGGCGGGCGGCACGCTGGTCGTGGCGACACATGACGCGGGGCTTGCGGCGCGCATGGACCGGGTCGTGACGCTGGAGGCCGGGTCATGAGGGCGTTGTGGCGCATCGTCGGGCCGCTTGTGGCCGGAGAGGTCCGGGCCGTGCTCAGGGGCTTCGCGCTGACCGTGCTGGTGCTGGTCATGGGCGTGGCGCTGCTGGGCGTGTCGGGCTGGTTCATCACGGCGGCGGCGGTGGCCGGTCTGGCGGGCACGGGCGCGCTGTTCAACGTCTTCGTGCCCTCGGCTATGGTGCGGCTGCTGGCGCTGGGGCGGACGGCGGCGCGGTATGGCGAGCGGGTGCTGACCCATGACGCCACCCTGCGCGCCCTGTCGCGGCTGCGGGTGCGGCTGATGCAGGGGCTGGTTGCGGCGCCCTGGCGGCGGCTGGAGCGGCTGCGGGCGCGGGCCGTGCTGAACCGGCTGGTGGCCGATATCGACGCGCTGGACGGGGTGATGCTGCGGCTGTTGCTGCCGGGGCTGGCGGGCGGCGCGGTGATCCTTGCGAGCGGGCTGGTGCTGTCCTGGCTGGTGCACCCGTGGGTCGGGCTGTGGGTCGCCTGCGGGTACCTCGTGGGGCCGACACTGGTGTTCCTGTTCGGGGCGCGGCTGGCGCGGCGCCCTGCGCGCCGGGCGGAGGCGGCAATGCAGGCGATGCGGTCGCGGCTGGTGGACATGGTGGGCGCGCGCGAGGATCTGGCGGTCTTCGGGCAGCTGGACCGCGCGGCAGAGGCGGTGCAGGGCGCGGTGGCCCGCCATGCGGAGGCGCGGGCGGAGGTCGACCGGGTGGAGCGACGCATGGGTTTCGGCCTCGACCTGATCGGCACGCTGGTGGTCGGCGGGGCGCTTGGCCTTGGTGCGACGCTGGCGCGGGCCGGGGAAATCGGCGCGCCGGAGGTGGCGATCGGGACGCTGGCGGCGCTGGCGCTGGGCGAGACGGTGGCCCCGGTCCGGCGGGCGCTGGCGGAGGTCGGGCGCATGATCTCTGCCGCGCGGCGGGTGGCGCCGGCGCTGGATGTGCCGGAGGAGACCGGGGGTGTGGCGCCGTCCGGAATGCTGGTCCTGGAGGACGTGACATTCGCGCAGGGGCAGGGGCGGGCGCTGTTCGCGCCGGTGTCGCTGCGGGTCGCGGCGGGCGAGACGGTGGCCCTGACCGGGCCGAGCGGCAGCGGCAAGAGCACGCTCCTCCTGATGGCGGCGGGGGTGCTGGCGCCGGTCGGCGGGCGGGTGACGCTGGGCGGGACGGATGTTTCGGCGGTGCCGGAGCGCGCGTTGCGCCGGACGGTCGCGATGGTCCCGCAGCGCCACGCGCTGATCGCCGGAACCGTGGCGGAGAACCTGCGGCTGGCGGCGCCGGAGGCCACGGAGGCGGACCTGACGGCGGCGCTGGAGGCGGTGGCGCTGAGCCGTGTCGTCGCAGGCAAGGGCGGGCTGGACGCGCCGCTGGGGTTCCACGGCGCGGGCCTGTCGGGCGGCGAGGCGCGGCGGTTGGTGCTGGCCCGTGCGCTGCTGCGGCGGCCCGAGGTGCTGCTGCTGGACGAACCGACAGAGGGTCTGGACCGCGCCACGGCCGAGCGTGTCATGGCCGGTCTGCGCGCGGCGCTGCCCGATGCAGCGATCCTTCTGGCGGCCCACCGGCAGGCCGAGATATCGGGCGCCGACCGGGTGGTGACGCTGCGTCCGCCCGCATCCTGAGACCCGCGCCAATCTGTGACATTCCCCTCCCGGGCGAGTGGGCTAATGTCGTAACCGTGATGCGGAATTTGACCTGTGTCAATTTCGTATCGTGAATGTGGAATATATAAGCGCCACGAATTCCGCATCCCGGATGCGGAAAAAAACACCAAGGAGCTCTCTCATGGAGATCGGACTGGTCGAGCTGTCGCGCCTGCAATTCGCTTTGACGGCCATGTATCACTTCCTCTTCGTGCCGCTCACGCTGGGGTTGTCGATCATCGTCGCCATCATGGAGACCGTCTACGTCATGACGAACCGCCCGATCTGGCGGCAGATGACGAAGTTCTGGGGTACGCTGTTCGGCATCAACTTCGTGCTGGGCGTCGCGACGGGCATCACGATGGAATTCCAGTTCGGCATGAACTGGTCGTACTACTCGCACTACGTGGGCGACGTGTTCGGCGCGCCGCTGGCCATCGAGGGGATGATGGCCTTTTTCCTTGAGGCCACGTTCGTCGGGCTGTTCTTCTTCGGCTGGGACAAGCTGTCGAAGGTCGCGCATTGCGTCGTCGCCTGGCTGGTGGCCATCGGGTCCAACTTCTCGGCGCTGTGGATCCTGATCGCCAACGGCTGGATGAACAACCCGGTCGGCGCGGAGTTCAACCCCGAGACCATGCGCATGGAGATGACCGACTTCTTCGAGGTGATCTTCAACG
This region includes:
- a CDS encoding universal stress protein, whose amino-acid sequence is MLEVARRLAGEDATITVLHVVEEVPGYIEGYLPAGYLAEARQRIAEEIAHLTEEVPGGVPAVITGHAGRSIVDWVEDHGVDLVVMASHRPGMQDLLIGSVAAHVVRHVTCAVHVVR
- a CDS encoding hemerythrin domain-containing protein; translation: MDKLYDLTERDGLPEALRVLLEAFPRADWQAHPNFAGLVAFWLDRHEMFRQLCEVMRTDAEGVVDGQMDPREMQARLSRYGGMLVQNLHGHHQIEDMHYFPVLKAREARLDRGFEILDRDHHAMDGLIARFADGANGVLRGQREAGTFREDVIGFETLLRRHLADEEDLIVPVILKHGPDGLH
- a CDS encoding Rrf2 family transcriptional regulator; the encoded protein is MRLTTRTNLAARVLMFCAVNPGTRVRSAEIAAACNASANHIARVVQQLQAEGFLDTQRGRSGGLQLARPPAAISIGTVFRLFETEIPFAECFDPVSNTCPLTGACRLRGFLTRALDAFYHELDRVTLDDLTRGNCGLEQLLTLAPALAGACNGTDMAIAPVPRTGS
- a CDS encoding ABC transporter ATP-binding protein/permease, with amino-acid sequence MRNGQAASLAQALVWPVQAWLLAALLADLLAGTGALPVWGMAGGFVALGAVRAALEQVAQAQLSALAEARIGAARAEIVEVEAKAAAPSALGGPGALAALLAEKLEALRPYLMRYRPARLRAMVVPLLILAIAVSQSWAVSLIFLMAGPLIPVFMALVGWAAKEASARQMVEIGDLSDLLVDRLSALADLRLVGAGGPVVSGFAASSEGLRARTMAVLRIAFLSSTVLELFAALGVAMVAVWTGFHLLGVIGWGTWGGALSPAAGIWLLLLAPEFFQPLRDLAAAWHDKAAAEAVEAELTAWRAETRPELMRGGEHVPPAGPLSLRGVVVRGIALPEMEVAPGESVAVMGQSGAGKTTLLRVLAGLERPSAGEVLVGGRPLPEVIDGWRAGLGWMPQAPHFLDRSLRYNVGFGAEVPGDVVARAQLAEVLAALPRGALTVLGERGAGLSGGEARRVTLARALMAGRGALLADEPTADLDKATAEAVAGALLSFAQAGGTLVVATHDAGLAARMDRVVTLEAGS
- a CDS encoding amino acid ABC transporter ATP-binding/permease protein yields the protein MRALWRIVGPLVAGEVRAVLRGFALTVLVLVMGVALLGVSGWFITAAAVAGLAGTGALFNVFVPSAMVRLLALGRTAARYGERVLTHDATLRALSRLRVRLMQGLVAAPWRRLERLRARAVLNRLVADIDALDGVMLRLLLPGLAGGAVILASGLVLSWLVHPWVGLWVACGYLVGPTLVFLFGARLARRPARRAEAAMQAMRSRLVDMVGAREDLAVFGQLDRAAEAVQGAVARHAEARAEVDRVERRMGFGLDLIGTLVVGGALGLGATLARAGEIGAPEVAIGTLAALALGETVAPVRRALAEVGRMISAARRVAPALDVPEETGGVAPSGMLVLEDVTFAQGQGRALFAPVSLRVAAGETVALTGPSGSGKSTLLLMAAGVLAPVGGRVTLGGTDVSAVPERALRRTVAMVPQRHALIAGTVAENLRLAAPEATEADLTAALEAVALSRVVAGKGGLDAPLGFHGAGLSGGEARRLVLARALLRRPEVLLLDEPTEGLDRATAERVMAGLRAALPDAAILLAAHRQAEISGADRVVTLRPPAS